The genomic DNA tatctgaatttatatatagaagagttcttgcattcttgtaaagccactagcatgcatagtgttTCGGTCAGGCCCTTAATACTGTTTTTCCCTGGCATATGACCCGTCAAATCTTTTAacaccattcactgctgggtgaacagatgcGTTCAGttgaggattggcgcccagtcaatcctccccggacaGGATGCGAACCCAGGCCAACTCGCTCGCAAAGTACGAGGCACATAATGGGATCATCCCTgatcccattatgtgcctcagtaaccttttccactaccgacCACACAATGGGTGTGGACgagtgtataataaatgaactaagctaTTTTTTCCAAATCCAGTTTGACaagatcatcaggacaaatgaggGACCTTTGATAAACTgccgacttcctgtcctcgtcgaggccactagagatacaGTTGCTCTCAGGTAAATATGAAGCAGCTAAGAGTCGGCCAGACTTTGAGTCAGGGCAAACTATAACAATACTTGTACTCCGTACTAGTACGGAGTACAAACTAAAAGTCTACTGTAGACTAAATTAGACTAAAAGTCTAATGTATAACATCGTGACTTTTTGAGCAACCTATATACGCTTTTGTCATTACAGGCAGCGAGGAAGACGTAgtcgttgatgttgttgttgttgttgttatagattcagctactcggaacaagtcccaagtagcacgggctatggtgagcccataacttacctggcacaggagcggggcaagtagcacgagctatgatgagcccgtagggATTGAGTCGTTAATGGTCATACTTGTTGATATACGAGACTAGTCACAAAAGTGGAAGTAGAGGAGACATAACCATCAGGATGTTCAGGGAACTACCCTGAGTCAAAACCAAAGTCGCAGGGTCAGTGGCTGCAGGCGTTGGACCAGAAGAGTTAAATTCTTACCAAACTTTGGGATGAGCGGGATGGTTGGTGTAGGGGCATAATTCCAATAAATCTCTGAAGGGTTATTTAGGTCGCTACAATAGCTTACTACCAgatagtatactttagtcctgaatacAGTACAGGACTACAGTCACATTTCGATGTATATAGACAAGTGTGTGAACTTAACGCATCTTAGTGTATATACATTCCTGAGGAGCAGAACTTAcgagttacgggctattcatgcccgtggcacctcttgggtggcttaatcttcaatcaaCTTCCGACAGGCGAGACTATGGGTGTCTTTGGAGGTAGTTATAACCAGGGTTGATCTTTGTGAGGAAACAAGGGATATTTTCAGCAACCAAATAATGTGTCGAGTGTGAGAACGGTTACGTCTTATTGGCTCCCAAAAGTATGATTAATTTATAGCATATAAGCTACTGGTTTACATGATATAACTGGTTGGTTGCTTGAACTGGCTGGTTCTAAGACACACAAGTCTGCGAAATAGTTTATTATTAAACAGCCAGAAGAATATATCATACTTGGACATAACTGTAAAAATGATTGGTGGTGATAATACAATTGTAGAGTTAGCCATTGCCAGATTTGTAGTAACTAACTAATGGCTTCCTGGAGTTAATACTTGACTTGGACAGGCAGTGACTCTCGTAGGACACTTTCAATTGGGAAGTGACTGACCTGCTGGGAGTATTGTGTTCTGTTGGAATTCTTATGACAGTCAAATCCTATCTTTTCATTATTTGCAGGCCACCACTCCTGTACATATATATAGTAAATGTAATACTACAACTTCAAGCAGATTCCAAGGTGCTTGTCTAGTAGGAGCCAGTTTGAAGAAGACATTTAATGTATTGtgggggtttggggggaatttttACACTGTGCTTCCATCGGAAGCTTTTGGGCTTGCCTAGAAAGTTTTGATTAAGTTTAGAGCTCTAAAAATGGCAAAATGCATATTTTTTATTGTTTGATGCCATGACATTCTTCAGATTTATGCAAACTGTACCAGGATATTAAATTTCAGTGTGAAAATTCAAGACATGcttatatttgtttattttttatattgCTCCAATATATGTACAACTTAATTCCTCAAACCCGGCACCATAAAAAAGAAGTGATAGATCAATACGAATTTTTAATGCCTCATTTTATAATATTTACACCTACAGGCAATTtttaaaaaaattacaaaatatatcCTTAATAAAATATGTAGCcaacaaaatatattaaaataaaatgtatatatacatttCATAACAATACTTCATGAAGACAAGTTACAAGTTATGAAGTCCATAATGAAAATTTTGATCTAAAGTTCCACTGTAGACTTTACGGGAAAaagtaagacacacacacacgggagtacCGTAATTACAGTTACACCCACAGTATGATGTTTAGTATTACAACACGAGTACAGTACTTTAATAATAAAGGGCTCGAGTGCCACTGTCAAGCACATGCAGCATTGTATATCAAGCAGGCAAGGCGAGCAACGCCAGACAGCCCACTCATCACTATATGAACAGTAGACAAGGTAATGTACAATACATACAATTAATTATATTAGAAGTATATAAAATAATCCTTACTAGAATATAAAGTCTATGTAGTcactacatatataaatacattcaTTCCTAGTGTCAAAATTGATGGTCGATTAATGCTAATTACTGCAGTTGATGTAAAGGGACAATTTGCGCGCTTCTCATTAGATCTTCGGAAACCCGCTTTCAAGGTTACTTATGTTAAAGATTATTATTGTAATGCACTCTGTATTTACATTTACACGGTTCGTGTAGTTGAATTTTCATTCACCAGTTGTCTTTAACAGTGCTAAATATAaattacttttattatgttacatatTCAGGATATATACGTATTTCTGCATATTCATACAGAATGTGCATGAACCAACCTTCATTGTAtacattttaaatatatttatcatCTGACTTCCCCAGGTATATCCACATACGACTGCTAGAGAAGTCTATAAGATAAACCTGAGCATCACAGCCAGGAGGACTCCCAGACATATGACTGCCAGGATGACCCAAGCCACACACGCACCACCTCGGCAACACACCCGGTTCTTCTCCTCAGCCTCGCTCTCTAACTGTCCTACTGACGCTGCTACTTTTGCTACAACTCCAGGTGGAAGGGTCCCATTTTTATCTGCAGTTTTACGAACAGGTAAAGGTTCCGGATTCCCCTTTTCATCCACTACCAGTGGGAGCGGCCGAGCCATAGGTGGGAGGAGGTGTGGAGGAATGCCAGGGGGAGCCCCAGCAGCTGCAGGGCCAAGGATGGCCGAACCTGCGAGACTTCGTCGGTCAGCTGGCAAGGTCCTCCCTGGGAGTGTTCCGTACATTGCGCCAGGCGGTGACGCAAGACGCATATCATAGATGGAGTTAACACGACGAGAGGCCcctgacggaggtggcagtgacAAGGCTCCGTGTGGCATCATGGGCGGGTACCCTGGAGGGGGTAATGGGCCATGCGGGCCATGCGGGCCAGGAAAGGACAGGGGTCCACTGCCATGTACAGGGCAGGGCTCGCCGTCCCAAGTGGCCAAGGCCAAGGCCGGCACTGAACGAGCAGACTTCAATGTGCCAGGGTAAGCCGGGTGATGTGGGGGACCAGGTGGGTAGCCTCCTGGGTAGTAGCCATATATCGGGTGTGGCATGGTACCAATCGCCATCCCAGGTCCTGGCGCTTGTTCACTATCATCTTCACtagatgatgatgacgatgacgACGTAgttcctgaaggtgtgtgtgggcgggAAGGAGGGCGACCGCTAGAGTACGAAGGGCGTGAGGGTGGATAGTGAGCAGGTGGCGGGCGGGTGGCATATTGTGAGCTGGAGCCGGACGGGTAGCCGCCAGCGTAGGGGACCAGGTGTGGCTGGCTAGAGTCCCGGGAGTCACGCTGTGTGCGCCACGACTTGTCTGTGTGGTGGCTCAGGCGGTCGCTGGTCGACGGTGGCCCGGCGCGCCCAATTGCTCCTGTCAATGAAAATAAACGAACTTCAGCAAATAATATTCACGTGGAATTACTATTATGGTTTTTGTAATAATTTAGACTAACAGTGACTAATAAATTCAAGTAAAATTTTACATTTtggaaatatttttaatatatattcttGCTAGGTCTGGTATTTCTaaggtcattaatcctctttgtcTCTCTTGTTTTCtggactggactgttttctaagagaagttccggatcagccgggctgtggtgggtatgtgggcctgcgggccgctccaagcaacatcctggtggaccaaactctcacaagtcgagcatggcctcaggccgggcttggggagtagaagaactcccagaatcccatcaagcaggtatcaagcaggttgtTCATACGGTGTAATATATTGGTGATACCCAACTGATCTGAAGAATTTCGCGGCTGGGATAAACACACAACCAAAACGATGATATCTGCTTTTCTACCGACTGCAGCTTCCTGGAGGACGTCGTTTATATTTCCAGGATCTTGTATGTTCCGCTGAAGTATCTGTAATGGTCTGACTACGGCTTCCGTCGGTGCTGCCTGTCCCAGTGCAAGTCCTCTTCGGATTCAAACTCTATATCTTCCATTTAGCAAGTAGTTGTGTCTCCTGCAAACCGAACAGCACTCATAGTTTCAAGTTCGTGCATGACTAGACATGCACTGCTGAATGAGCAACTATACCTTCGGTGTTGCTTATATCTATACCAGTAAACTGGAAGTGTGTTGTGTCGAATTGTTGAGTGGAGTAAGTGCAAGGAATAGCAAGTTTCTAGtagcgtgtgttgtgtgtggttgtggttaaCTGCAAGTAGTTTTGTGGTGGCGGTAGTAGTGAAGAACTACAAGTGTATGCGAGTGGTTGTGTAGATGTGCAAGTGTAGTGTGTGGGAACGACTATAAGGGTGTGGGGCGTATACCTGGTCCCAAGTTACTGCCCCGCtcgtgtgccaggtaagtccactacgggctcgccatagcccgtgctacttagaacgttttgttccgagtagctgaatctaaaacaacaacaacctacacACCTGGTCCGTATCTGTCCTGAAAGCCGCTCTGATGGTAGTTGAGGTCTCGCTGCTGCCAAGCCATAGGCGTACACGGGTCCCCCATGTCCATCGCCCGACTCGACATCGCCATCctgtaaacacacaaacacacacacttcagcaccatcacccacaacaaAAGGCACGGTAAATATATTTATATCCACGTATTAAACCACAAGGAATGGGGCTCTACTTGTACTCAAGGGTCATGACATCTACAAAAACGCAACAGAATATGCTGCTCGCCATCACAACGAGCCATATCATCAAACCTGCAGatgactattattattattaacatctctattgacaaaattaattacaattttgtctaatctgaggatttcaattaagtcctattaaagtgaggataatgctggtattcactgtcacgcaggacagagggtcatacacaagacaataggtctaaactggcacatatatatatcatgattacaatcaatgttttaatgcatgaatatgtgaaaacaactttctattgtcctGCAGATGACGCTAAGATTTATGATAAAGCAGGAAGTGGAAATGATACCGAGGCCTTACGAAGAGATCTACATAATTCCGTAAATGGTAAGACTGAAGCTTTTTAATGTTGAAAAATGCAAGTCCTTGCATGTCGGGCATAACAATATGCATCATAACTACCAAATCAACAGCACTGCCTTGCAGTGGGTTGataaagaaaaggaccttggagtcagaatccacaagtcattgaaagttgcacaagtgggagcggcagtaaacTGTATACATTTCTAGTACGTCCTGTGTGCGAATTACTTAcaaagtagggagatggatctttaacttcctaacgaacagaacgcagtgtaatagtcaacatAATAAAATCCGGATTATCtactgtgaaaagctcagtcccccaaggTACCGTACTTGCTCCCATGCTTTTTTTCATCCTCATGTCAGACATGGACAAGGATATAAgctacagtactgtatcatcatttgcagaCGACACTAGGATGTTCATGCTAGAAGACAATATAGAAGACACAGGAAGCCTCCAATCTGACGAAGTGGTCTTTCAATGGGACACACATAATGtgatgtttaataaaaataagttCCATCTGCTGGGCTATGAGGAAAAACGAAAATATCAAAACCGAAACCATATATAAAACTGAATCAAATCTCACTATAGAATGAAAAAGTAATGTAAAGTATTTAGGAGTAataatgtcggaagaccttacctttaaagaacacaataaagtagctgtcacgactgcaagaGAAATGACAGCTTGGACAATAaagaccttccaaacaagggatgcAATACAATAATGATACAtgtcaagacactagtgctctctagggtggcatattgttgcacactaacagccccctTCAGAGGCGGAGAAATTTCTAACCTACAGaacgtgcaaagatcctttaccgcTAGAATCTAGTCTATAAAAAATCTAAAATgttgggaccgattaaaagttctaaatctgtaaTTTATAGAGCACAagtgagagatacataataatctacacttggaaatattagaggggctggttccaaatctgcacacggaAATATCAAATGAAACCAGTAGGCATAGAAGGATATGCAATATAGCCCAATTGAAAAGCAAAAGTGCAATAGATATGATGAGGAAGAACTGTCAACATCAAGAGCCCAAGACTCTTCCACACCCgctataatgaccaaaccacacacacaactgtagatgtgatagagcccagtaggctcaggaatctgtacactagttgattgacagttgagaggcaggaccaaagagccagggctcaaccctcacaagcacaactaggcgagtacaactaggtaagtacaactcttCCGCTACATATGAAGGGGaataactggccggcctctcacgGTGTTACAGaaagaactcgataaacacctccaaaaaaatacttgattaaccaggctgtgattcatacgccaggctgcgagcCTGAAGCTGCGTCCAAGAATCTGGTTGACTAGACTACCAACCAGGATATTTGGTCAGAGCCCGGGCCGTGGGGAAGTTGATCCACGGAATCATCACTAGGTAAGGTGTGAGAGACCTCACTATGGCGTCATAATTTGATTCTCGCCCTAGTTTTAGATTATACTGGAGTACGTATTAGCCGACTTCTGAGTTGTTTTCACTCACTGCATCCTTGTTTAACGGTCTGTTCTCTTGAGATAGTTAAGCAAGTCgccccagctgcgtctgggtacaactAACACGATGAACAACAACAAGAtcccgtctgggatcctctcggacgtaggttcgaaccctcgtcacggcccttgtggatttgttcaacccagcaagttttcttcctgtgggaatggggggggggctgcataTGATACTATGGCCGGGCTCGTCTTCAGATCAAATCCATTACCATGAGAAACCTCACTCACTCTCAAACCACCTGGATTTAAGGGTGGATAACCCTCAAAGCTGGATAATGGATACCCCACCTAATTATCTAGATATTTCCAATGGTCTCAACGCATATTATGGTTCCGGTATTAGTGtacatgtaaactggcaaatgAACCTTTATTGTAAACACAGATTATTCTCAAATTATAACTTTATTGTAATATAtatcgttggtttaaaatataaaagtaTGCTGAAAACGGTTTCTTTCAAGAATTTTgttttctgtaaacggaattcGCAGGCATACTCAAATAGTTTTTGAATACCATATTTCACCTTATCGTCAATAATAAATCGTATTAGCATAACCAAACTTAATGAAACCCAAGCTAACCTCTCCAGACCTTAAACTAAAGTATCCTTAATCTACCATGAatagagtagataatagcactaattacgTAGTCGTTACCAATCTATTCCCTTTAGTGGATCTCCTCACTAAGGACAGGTTTATAGCGATATGCTCACCTCTTATGGCCAGTACTAAAAAATGGAGCCAAAAATGactaatatatatgaatatagtTTGTGTCTGttggggggttggggagggggttcTGAGGGCGAAGGTCAGGACAAGGAAGCACACAATTGGAGACGGGGGTTGAGGGGAGAAGGGGgttgaggggggaagggggttgaggggggaagggggttgagGGGAGAAGGGGGTTGAGGGGAGACAAGGGGGTTGAGGGGAGAAAAGGGGATTGAGGGGAGAAAAGGGGGGTTAAGGGGATAGGTAGCAAGGTGGCCTCCGTGgttcaggggggggagggggagggcgcCCAGTGGGAAGTCACAGAGTGAGGCGCTGGGATTCCTATCCACCATCATCATGGATAGCGGGACTTCAACTGCTTAAGAGTCCAACTAGATTATTTTTATATTACAAGTCTCAACTTTGTTACTGGTGGGAGAACGAGTGTTTTGGTACCGTTAACCTCCCGAAATTAATGATACGTGCAGGAAAAACAGGTCCCAAATATGAAGTGAAGTAGGAGCAAGGTGTTATTGTACCGGGCGGAGGCCGCCTAGCGTCAGGGTGAGAGACAACGCGCGGGCTCCCAAGGTCCAGCTGACTCCTTCCCGAgggccagccccccccctcccccacacacagtgctCCAGCCCACCTGTACAGAAATACTGCTCCAGCCCACCAGCACTCCCATATCCATACGCTGATCCAGCCCACCTGTGCCCCTCCCTCCATAATGCTccatcccaccacccacacagtgtGTACACATTTCCGGAGAAGGCGTGACGTTAGGTCACGTTCTCGTGCTCCTTGATGCACTAAGTATGTACCTGGTGATTAATCAACTGTTGTGGGTGCCAATCACCAGATGGATAATGCACttgtcagtgatgtggtggaagccgactccatacacagtttcaaatgctgcCAGAGACGCTATATGCGTGTTAGTTGCTTTGCAGGAATGTAaatataccaatcttatgtaatctcacaaacctattgtaccttcttgtaaatataaattaatatattataaatccagatatgatagagcccagtaggctcagggatttgtacaccagttgactgacagctgagaggtgggaccaaggagccgaagttcctcccccgtaagcacaattaggtgagtacagcagcagcaccacactccagcagtcacccacatatatatatatatatatatatatatatatatatatatatatatatatatatatatatatatatatatatatatatatatatatatatatatatatatcttctccaGCGAGTCGCATACATTGTTTTGTAAATAAGGAGTGTGATGGTGGGTAGAGGAACAGCCGACATCTGGCGCGGCTGTTAGAGTACCGGCCTGTTAATCCTGGCGTTCCAGATTTCATATCCAGGTAGagttatgtttgtatatatgaCTCTGGACTAGAGACGTTAGACGGACTACAAGATACCAACCGAAAACAATGgtcataaatattaaatataacaCAAAATGTCAATGTTTGGGCTGCAATGATGAAACTTTGTGCCCTTATTACAGGACTACTGCCCTCGTGTGATACTGTTGCAGCACTTCCCACATTAAAAGTTCCTGGTATATTAAAGCATGCGCAGGAATTTGTCAGCAGTTAGCCACCGTGGTGGCtaacgccgccgccgccgccgcctggCTACCCAGACTACTGCCCGGTACTAGGCCAAGTGTCGGGAGAAAGTTGATAGTTACTCCCATTCCTTGTCGGACACCGTCCACAGGTTACCATCTTCCCTCCTCATCTccatctctcctctcctcctcctcttcttctctcctcctcctctcgccgcctcctcctctctccttctctcctcttctctctcctcttctctcctcttctctcctcttctctcctcttctctcctcttctctcctcttctctcctcttctctcctcttctctcctcttctctcctcctctcctcttctctcctcctctcctcttctctcctcctctcctcttctctcctcctctcctcttctctcctctcctctcctctcctcctcctcctcctcttcttcttctcctctcctcctcctcctcttcttctctcctcctctctcctcttctctcctctctcctacTATTACTCCTCTTCCATCATCCCCtaactcttcttcctcctcccttcctccttctcttcctccctttGTCTTACTCATTTAATCTTCCACCAACGTGTCCTCAGGGAGGAGGCACCCTGGAGGTAATCACTTCAAAACCCTGTAGATAATTAGTGTTATTATCTACTCCGTATCCATGGTAAGATTAGATTAGGTTTTATTAGGTTTGGTAATAGTACAGGTTTGGTACAGTGTATTATTATCAAATGTGTGAAATATAAAATTCAAAAATTATTTGAGTATCccctggaattaaatttacaaacATTCTTCAAATGGTTTCAAAGAAAATTAATtaggcatatacacacacactatattttaaatcaacgatttataatacaataaagttataactaGAGAATATTCTCTGTTTTAGAGcaaaggttcacttgccagtttacaagtAGATTATTATGATAACAGCTATAGGTTTTCAAACCATCACAAATGTCTAGATGACTATCCAGGTGAtatgagaaggggggggggcttgttCTAATCACTTAACTCTGAGAactggctcctcctcctcctctaccgaTGAATGTGCTTCAACATCCGCTACGAGGAGGCAACACTCCCCTATTGCAATAGGGAGTTGCGTGAGCACAGTGTCCCTAAGTGCTATAAGTTTCCTGTCTACACAAAATACACGACGACCCACGGGACAATCCCGACGAACTCAAGTGTAGTACAGCGACTTCCTTCTTAATTCACAATCGcgaatcccgggttcgatccccgggcagGATATAAATGTTTGGATacttttcctttcacctcatgcctccAGTTCACCTAgtagaaaagaggtaacccatgaGTTACACACATACGGTagacatttcccgtcacgcagggtgcagtcgcacctccacagatctccagtaccatctattgatactggtaatggttcaaaagggcctcttacgggctattcatgcccgtgccacctttttggtggcttaatcttcatcatcagttACACAGCCATTatggggttacatcctggggaaggtcagtagttggacaTTAGGGTAAAGGGGACCCGAGTACAAGTGTGTACATGTTTTCTGTCCCCGACAACGGGAATTATTGAGCCCGGTGTCCGCTGGGAGACCAGGAGGCAGGTAGGAAGTGCGTGTAGGGGAATT from Procambarus clarkii isolate CNS0578487 chromosome 32, FALCON_Pclarkii_2.0, whole genome shotgun sequence includes the following:
- the LOC123759396 gene encoding atrophin-1 isoform X1, producing the protein MRDEDRTNRRMAMSSRAMDMGDPCTPMAWQQRDLNYHQSGFQDRYGPGAIGRAGPPSTSDRLSHHTDKSWRTQRDSRDSSQPHLVPYAGGYPSGSSSQYATRPPPAHYPPSRPSYSSGRPPSRPHTPSGTTSSSSSSSSEDDSEQAPGPGMAIGTMPHPIYGYYPGGYPPGPPHHPAYPGTLKSARSVPALALATWDGEPCPVHGSGPLSFPGPHGPHGPLPPPGYPPMMPHGALSLPPPSGASRRVNSIYDMRLASPPGAMYGTLPGRTLPADRRSLAGSAILGPAAAGAPPGIPPHLLPPMARPLPLVVDEKGNPEPLPVRKTADKNGTLPPGVVAKVAASVGQLESEAEEKNRVCCRGGACVAWVILAVICLGVLLAVMLRFIL
- the LOC123759396 gene encoding atrophin-1 isoform X2, which encodes MAMSSRAMDMGDPCTPMAWQQRDLNYHQSGFQDRYGPGAIGRAGPPSTSDRLSHHTDKSWRTQRDSRDSSQPHLVPYAGGYPSGSSSQYATRPPPAHYPPSRPSYSSGRPPSRPHTPSGTTSSSSSSSSEDDSEQAPGPGMAIGTMPHPIYGYYPGGYPPGPPHHPAYPGTLKSARSVPALALATWDGEPCPVHGSGPLSFPGPHGPHGPLPPPGYPPMMPHGALSLPPPSGASRRVNSIYDMRLASPPGAMYGTLPGRTLPADRRSLAGSAILGPAAAGAPPGIPPHLLPPMARPLPLVVDEKGNPEPLPVRKTADKNGTLPPGVVAKVAASVGQLESEAEEKNRVCCRGGACVAWVILAVICLGVLLAVMLRFIL